In the Cucurbita pepo subsp. pepo cultivar mu-cu-16 chromosome LG17, ASM280686v2, whole genome shotgun sequence genome, TATAAGTTTTTCTCTCGATCATGGTTTTGATTTAGATAGTTTGATTCTCAATCTCAATTTTTGATCAACTTATGTTTCCTCGTCACGATATTATTGCTTCTTTCTGTTGTGATTGTTCGAGTTTCACCATTATCCTTCACTATGGATCTATCTCTCGAAGGAATAGTAACTATTGTGGGGTGATACTATTATGACTCGATTTGGAGTACGAATTGTAAGAGGGATTGATTCAACGGTGTAAAAATATGGTAATTATTTACCTCAtccaaaataaagtttaagtttaaatacAATAAGGGGAAGAGATTCAAAATAGCTCATAAAATTGACATAGACTTTGGGTTATTGGTTTATTTCTCTACGGCATCTGCTCTAAATTTGTTCCTGTCCTCGACCAACTTCTAGTTACtacctaaaaaaatatgtaagaaTTAAAGTGAGTATAAAATCGAGTAAGTAACCTATTTGTAGACTCTTATTCGTCTTCCTTATGGATGGTAAGATATTAATATGATTTATGTTTTGTGGAACTTTGGTTGTGAGCCATGGGTCTTAAGTGGTTGGTTGGTCTAGTGCATAGTTCTATGGTACTCCCTTTGGAAGGCCTACTTGGCCACATGATTGATAAATAACATGAATCTGAACGAAAACTTATGATCGAAATGTGGATCCAAATTTAGAACTGGAATTTGGTCAATAACTCCCTCGACAGACCCCCTGAATCGGATTTTGACTAGGATTCAAACTCTTGATTTGGCTCATAACTATCCTTAAATCCCTTGCATCCCTCACAACAAGTTAATAGAATACATGATCGGACTCAAATCAGAATTTAGATTCCAATTTGGCCTTTGTCGGCTCTAACAATCTTTGCATTCACTGCTAGATCATGACATCCTACAAAGTTTTTGAGTAGGTATCCCACCTAGATGCGGAATTAATATAATCATGATGCATATACCAAGATATCCTAGAGCATAAGGTGGGTTTGGATAGAGAAATACTTAAGTGTCTCGGTGTCAGGATAAGTTTAGGGCTTGGGTTGTGCACGGTTCTGGAACTAGCTTACTTGGCTTGACTCTGTTCATGATCCAAGAAATCTTAGGTTTATAAGTTCATTCGCCTAGCTTCAAGGGCCCATCATAAAGACAGGTTCATAAGCCTTAACATTAGTATATAGGTCATAATCATGTCAACATATCATAATTATATGTATAATGTCATATGTTAAGGTCGTATGAAGTTTCAAGAACATTCGGGTTTAAGGTCTTGTATTCACTTAAGTTAGACCTTACGAATATTTTCGTCATTTTCTACTCAAATCTTAGTTTGCACCCTAAAcacatttcaattattttgaaatcatgCCCAATGATTAATGTCCTTATAATTAGCACTCATAAAATTTCAAGTCATTCGGAGATAATTTAGGTCATGAATTAACATTTTGATGTAGTAGGAGTATTTTCGTCATTTTACTCATATCCTTGATTTAAGTCTTAAACATGTCTCGATGTCTATCAAACTTTGCATACATCTTTATTGTATGATATTAATTcatccattaaaatttcaaatgtcACCGACGCTATTTATTGAGATAATTTAATGCCTTATAATTTCTAAACAAAATGTCAGTCTACTGTAGGGAGTTAATTTTaaggataaaaaagaaatggtgtGAGAACCAGTTTGGTAGGTTGGTTCAATTGAATCACAAAAAATTAAGGTGATCTAGTTTGCGTGACGTGGTTGGTTCAATTGAACTCACTACATCATGGTCTTCAACCTCAAAATCTAAGGGAAAATGTTGAAACTTTGGCTTCCTACCTTTGTAAATTGTATTCCACAGCCTAGTATAGTAGTTATTTCTCCTTGATTTCTTCTACAAACTTATAGAGGACATTGCAAGGAAGGGCTAGGGACTTGTTTCGTGGGCGCTCATGCATGGTAGACAAAGTTATACACCAGAGAAAACTCAGTGGAAGTTAGCTTCGTCGCCCGTGCTTAAccatatttttctctattgGCTGAGGCACTTCTCGAGCTTATTAGCCCTCGATCCCTTAAGCAAAAAcccttctttcctttcccttAACCTAATGAAATAAGCCTCAAGTAACGAATTTGTGTGTGGTGCTCCAATTCAAGGGTCAAAGGCTATGTATTTTGGGTCAACTTTTGTGTAGAATTACTCCTTATTAGGTAAAGCGTCTTACACCTCTTTAGCTCTCATCAActttatgaaaaagaaaattctctTTAATCATGAAGTTAAAAGATTAGGATTTAAGAAACGACATTGATTTTAGAGactatattttgaattttcctaatttgttgaaaaacTTACTCATAAATGActttctccaaattttctttgtcgAGAGATCATGTCTTCGTCTACAATCTTGCTCTTTGGACTCACAGAATTTGAATGATATAGATCTTTTGGACGAATTTTTATGTGAGCCTCAATCGAACTAACTTTTCCTTACTCTAAAGTGGCCTCCAAAGTTCGAAGATTTTTAGCCCTCGAAGTTTTAAAGGAAACTTAGTAGCTAATCTTAATATGATGGTCTAGGGAGTAGTTTGAGTTTAGctttcaatttaatatgaCAATGGAGAGCTTCAAACTAAGAATGAATGGCTTATAACTTAAGTGAAGCTCTTAATCCATTTTAACCATTCACGGACTTTGAAATCTCTAGATTCAGTCTAAATTTGGAgttgttaattattttgtggAAAAAATCCACTTGTTCCACTATCAAATTCCACCCTAGGTCATGGAACGGGTTTGATCTTACAAAATCTAAGATTTACTCGCCAAATCGCTATTAGATCTTGTGTTGTATGGGCCATGCGTCATcacatatcatataattttttcaaccAACCAATAAGTGAACTACTTACCTGTTTGGCATTGGCTCGAGTccctaaatattttaaagtcgGTCAGAGGCGGTCGTTCAATGTCCAATCTAACCTGTACTCACCCATGACCTACTAATAAGATATTATCAACAAACTTAGTTTAGTTAAGAGTATTGAAGATTTCCAACttttagctaaaaaaaaaatactttaattagGCTTGATAGAAGTCTGGTTGACCCGAAATGcctctaataaaataaaaatataactttCTAGTGCCGAAAAACGTAGGAAATAAGAATTGTATACCGAGCCATCTAAGTCAACAAGTCAGCCCAGCCGAGTACGAGCCGAGGGTACGGGATCGAGCTGACGACTGAGTCGTGGCTGGAGTTTAGCTAACACTCGCACTACACGTGCGCGAAACGTAGCTGTCAAACTCGAGTTAGCGGGTGCGGGTCTCGGGGATAGTGCATGGGTTTTGGGTCGTGTTGGTAACTAGGTCAAATGGGGTAGCGTGTCTTGGGCCGTTGGCTATCCTTAAGCTCTGCAGGCAAATGGGATTCTGAGCCGTCGCATAATTTAACTTGATTTTGGATCACCCGAACCGGATCCAACCCGAAACTCAATCCACGGACTTCGTCTTCTTGACCCGTTTCTAGAATTTCAaaccctttctctctcttcatagATCCGTTCCTCCGACTAGAATGCACACATCTCTGCccgccattttcttttccaaccATGCGTCTCAAATTTATTACGTAAtgttttaacaaaattttccaaattaaaaaagaaaacgcgGTTTGATCGTTcaagaaggggaaaaaaaaaaaaaatggacaagAACATGAAAGACAAATTTTATTACGTAATAAAGCATCTccaatttattttacaaaCAACTTGCCATATTTAGCTCTTCAAACCCAAACATCACAAACAAAGCCAAAacacatacacacacaaacaACTCCACACAGATTCAAGCCAAAGTCTCAAAAAAGATGGTGGTGATGGTCCTTGCCATGATGAgcctctttctcttctctctttgcttccttcttctcGTGATGCTCGTGGAGCACAAACCCACCGGCTCCGACCGCCACGGCCGCTGCAACTTCCTCCTTGATCTTGTGCCCATGGCTATGCTCGCTGTCTTTCTTCGCCTCGTGCTTCTCATGCTGCAACAACGAGAACAACAGAGGTTAACTGTACTTTTATTTGATTAGAAGAGAATTTGATTAACTACCAGAGAATAGGCACTAGCGGCGGTGGCACCGAGCTCGCCGAGGTGTTCAAGATGCTTGTGgtgcttcttttctttctcgtAGTCGACGTTGCCGCCAGAGtactcttctccttctttgtGGTGGTGAAGGTGAAGGTGGTGGTGATGATGGCCTTGCTCTTCTTCTGCCATGGTTTTGAGAGATTTGGTATGGAAAATTGTTGCTTTGTTGGGGTGGTGTGATGTTTGGGTGTGGGAGAAGTTGGATTTTATACTACTTTGCAGGGGTAATTGTGGAAATGAATTAAGTGTTCCAAAAGTCGGAAGCTTAAGACTTAAAGAGACtgttagaaaataatttcataattattgtcCAAATTTAATTGTTAGGTTGGTGGAGCCCATCTCTAGGAGtatagaatattttgtttctactCAATATCGAGTACcggttagtttatttaatcttgtattaactgtaattcatttgtatttactATTTGTATGTCAAATTATGTCAGTTAAGGGAAGTTTAGCGGTTAAAGGAAGTTTAGCGGTTAAGGAAAGTTATTAGCCGTTATTATTGTGTAGCTATTCTGTCTATATATGTACTGTGTAACAAGTTAAATAAGAGGAGTAAGTTGGTTCCTCTCTTAGTTGTATGAGTGGTTTCTGACATttgatattagagccaagtTACATGCCAAAGATCATGTCATCAAAGTCTACAACAAAGGAAGGTCTGGTATCACTCCAATACCCGACGTTATCGAGAACCAACTACTTAGCATGGGCTATGAAGATGAAGGTCTATTTGCGTGCTCAAGGGGTGTGGGACGCAATCGAATCAACTGAGTCTCTGGATAATCTTGATGAAAGAAAGGATCAAATGGCCTTAGCAACTATCTATCAAGCAATCCCTGAGGagatgttgtttttgttagcaGAGAAAGTGATAGCAAAAGAAGCATGCAGACGTTAAAAACTATCCATGTCGGTGCTGAACGTGTAAAGGAGGCAAAGATCCAAACTCTGAAGATTGAGtttgaaattatgaatatgaaggagTCCGAGACTATTGATGATTATGCAGCAAGGTTGACAGGAGTTGTTAATAAAATACGTACTTTTGGAGATAAGTTTGAAGAGGTATACTTGGTGAAAAAATTTCTCCGCTCAGTACCTCCTAAGTTTCTTCGTATCGCATCGGCAATAGAGCAATTTACCGATTTAAAGGTGATGACCATGGAGGAAGTCATCGGCCGTCTTAAAGCATACGAGGAACGGATCGGTGGCAACAAAGAGAACGCTGAGCATGTCTTATTGACTCAAGGAGAATGGAAAGCAAAAGAACGTAGCGACAATGGAGGCCATAGCCGAGGGCGAGGTCGCAGTGGTCGCTGGAGAGGGAGAGGTCATGGATGTGGAAACGACTTGTTTCATCAAGAGAAGAAGGCTGATAAGAGCAAGGTAAGATGCTACAATTGTCAAGGCCTAGACCactatgcctcagaatgtcgGAAGGTGAAGTGTTATAATTGTCAAAAGATTGGCCATTATGCATCCGACTGTAGATCGAAGAAATGGGAGGATCAGGCGCACTTGGCTGTGATGCAAAGTGATGAGGATGAGCCAGCCTTACTTACCGTACAAGTTTGTGAAGTGTGAACTTTCGGTTCACCAGAGTTGACGGAGATGGCTCTTTATGAAGAGAAGGTTGTCCCggaaaaaattgagaagaaaaacaacactTGGTTCCTAGATCTGGGAGCCAGCAATCATATGACTGGTTGTCAAAGTTGGTTCTCGGAATTGAACGAGTCAATGACCGGCATGGTGAAGTTCGGAGATGGATCACTTGTAGAGATAAAAGGACGTGGAGATGTGAAGGCTGCATCTgtgaaaaaaacagagaagaggATCGATGAGGAGAAAATCGATGGCTCTGTGAAGATTGAATCAGAGtaaaaaacagagaagcaagaagagaagaagagcgaTGGCGAGAAAATCGTTGGAACTATGAAGTTTGAATACGAGGAGAAGAGAGATGACGTTGTGGCGGAAGTCCAGAATGTGGCAACGGAGGTAGCGAAAGCAGAggagataaaagagaaggagGTCACCTGTGATGGTGAGAGGTAGGAAAAGGAGGACGGAAACAATTGTGGTGCTATTGAAAAACAGGT is a window encoding:
- the LOC111778905 gene encoding abscisic stress-ripening protein 2-like, coding for MAEEEQGHHHHHLHLHHHKEGEEYSGGNVDYEKEKKHHKHLEHLGELGATAASAYSLHEKHEAKKDSEHSHGHKIKEEVAAAVAVGAGGFVLHEHHEKKEAKREEKEAHHGKDHHHHLF